Proteins from a genomic interval of Phycisphaerae bacterium:
- the iscX gene encoding Fe-S cluster assembly protein IscX — translation MPPLKWTDAEDIGIRLFEKYPNEDPLAVRFTDLHKRVCELEGFGDDPKASNEAHLEAIQMAWLEEYRDGKE, via the coding sequence ATGCCCCCCTTGAAGTGGACCGACGCAGAGGATATCGGCATTCGCCTCTTCGAGAAGTATCCCAACGAAGATCCTTTGGCCGTGCGATTCACTGATCTGCACAAGCGGGTCTGCGAGCTCGAAGGCTTTGGCGATGATCCCAAGGCCTCAAACGAGGCCCACCTTGAGGCCATACAGATGGCCTGGCTTGAGGAGTACCGCGACGGGAAGGAATGA
- a CDS encoding DUF1559 domain-containing protein yields the protein MMSIGGFRFLRGRQHGFTLIEVLVVVAIIALLIAILLPSLARARELAKRTQCGANTHQMGIALHMYTLEHRHYPGHHLTYGRSDILWPVRLNRFMRQPEIFWCPSAPADTHWNGIDRIYRDIAAAQPEEQATFAYGYNDWGVAETIGRNPPVYNYGLGGHINHPYEGEVRVERVKRPSDMIALGDSDSGSPNPKAKSGIWDTAIDPIDDNGLEWPGDRHLKGACIVFADGHSEWLLQSRLVEGTIGMRKKWNNDYRAHYDDWGDKYKFPIANVPPEER from the coding sequence ATGATGAGCATCGGCGGCTTTCGATTCCTGCGCGGTCGTCAACACGGTTTCACCCTGATCGAAGTCTTGGTCGTGGTGGCAATCATCGCTCTGCTGATCGCGATTCTGCTGCCGTCCCTGGCCCGGGCCCGCGAACTTGCCAAGCGGACGCAGTGCGGGGCAAATACGCACCAGATGGGCATCGCCCTGCACATGTACACGCTTGAGCACCGGCACTATCCCGGGCACCATCTCACATACGGACGCAGCGATATTCTCTGGCCGGTTCGGCTCAACCGGTTCATGAGACAGCCTGAGATATTCTGGTGCCCGTCGGCCCCCGCTGACACCCATTGGAACGGCATCGATCGAATCTACCGCGATATCGCCGCCGCCCAGCCTGAGGAGCAGGCAACCTTCGCCTACGGCTACAACGACTGGGGCGTCGCCGAAACCATCGGCCGGAATCCGCCGGTCTACAATTACGGCCTCGGCGGCCACATCAATCACCCTTACGAGGGCGAGGTGCGAGTCGAGCGAGTGAAACGCCCGTCCGACATGATCGCCCTCGGTGACAGCGACTCGGGCAGCCCTAACCCAAAAGCCAAAAGCGGCATCTGGGACACGGCGATCGATCCCATCGATGACAACGGGCTGGAGTGGCCGGGAGACCGGCATTTGAAGGGCGCCTGCATCGTCTTCGCCGACGGCCATAGTGAATGGCTTCTGCAATCGAGGCTGGTGGAAGGGACCATCGGGATGCGGAAGAAGTGGAACAACGACTACAGAGCACACTATGACGATTGGGGCGACAAGTACAAGTTCCCCATCGCCAACGTTCCGCCTGAAGAGCGGTGA
- a CDS encoding 2Fe-2S iron-sulfur cluster-binding protein, with protein MDAKNPRLTDAAQRRPLRKYRITFLPSGRTVEVDPGETDHAADGLPWSILDIGLRHGVEIDHACGGVCACATCHVIVRQGLGSCGDPEEEEEDRLDNAYGLTPQSRLACVCVPDGSSDVVVEIPAWNRNRVGESR; from the coding sequence TCGCCCCTTGCGGAAGTATCGGATCACCTTCTTGCCATCCGGCAGGACGGTCGAGGTTGACCCGGGCGAGACCGACCATGCGGCTGACGGCCTGCCTTGGAGCATTCTGGATATCGGGCTGCGTCATGGTGTCGAGATTGATCATGCTTGCGGCGGGGTGTGTGCTTGTGCGACCTGCCATGTGATCGTTCGCCAGGGTCTTGGATCGTGCGGCGACCCTGAGGAGGAGGAGGAAGACCGGCTGGACAACGCGTACGGCTTGACTCCTCAATCGCGTCTGGCCTGCGTCTGCGTGCCTGATGGCAGCAGTGATGTTGTGGTCGAAATTCCGGCCTGGAACCGCAATCGAGTCGGCGAGAGTCGCTGA